One stretch of Rosistilla oblonga DNA includes these proteins:
- a CDS encoding IS4 family transposase, which produces MTARKSHSMSSDARTQNLSAAFELLKQWTDIGDADVFEELGPAAVYKTSVVLWLMLFQRLNPKASLRDAVLHFIATAPPELKTNKRLREGSLSTKSSSYSDARHRLSLKAAHWFQERVASSIVNSTAPTWGDRRVFLIDGTTFTLAPVAELQAAYPPASNQYGESVWPIAYVVFAHELSSGAAVPEEIGAMYGPNAVSETRLAQTLMKRLPAKSIIMADAGFGIFSTAYHAHLNGHNFVLRLKKDRFNRIRKRAELIHSTATSKSYRVSWTPSAKERVTNPDLPSDCVIAAMIHELKIGEESLYLVEDIDATPKQLRDLYWKRNDIEVDIRNIKLVIGTEEIRAKSKEMFLKEFALSMVAYNLATQLRRQAAVIAECEPRELSFTGVWSVYRHMLQGIEVSDPGRWIERLDRVLHYASKQKLPNRPGRSYPREAYARRPKTTHFQKRRKKSKPNDPEEPTSK; this is translated from the coding sequence TTGACTGCCAGAAAAAGCCATTCCATGTCGAGCGATGCAAGAACTCAGAACCTTAGTGCGGCTTTCGAACTGCTCAAACAGTGGACGGACATCGGCGATGCCGATGTGTTTGAAGAGCTTGGGCCAGCGGCCGTCTATAAAACAAGTGTAGTTCTGTGGCTGATGCTCTTCCAACGCCTCAACCCCAAGGCGAGTCTGCGAGATGCCGTTCTCCACTTTATCGCAACGGCTCCCCCGGAACTCAAGACGAACAAGCGACTTCGTGAGGGTTCGCTTTCGACGAAGAGCAGCAGTTACAGCGATGCACGACATCGGCTCAGCTTGAAGGCAGCTCATTGGTTCCAAGAGCGTGTCGCGTCGTCGATCGTTAACTCGACGGCGCCGACATGGGGTGACCGGCGTGTGTTCTTGATCGATGGAACGACCTTTACACTGGCTCCAGTGGCCGAGCTTCAGGCCGCTTACCCACCCGCCTCTAACCAGTACGGCGAAAGTGTGTGGCCAATCGCGTATGTGGTTTTCGCACATGAACTCAGCTCGGGGGCAGCAGTGCCTGAGGAGATTGGAGCTATGTATGGCCCAAACGCCGTCTCAGAAACTCGGCTTGCTCAAACTCTCATGAAGCGACTCCCGGCTAAATCCATCATCATGGCCGACGCTGGGTTCGGAATATTTTCGACTGCTTATCATGCCCATTTGAATGGACACAATTTTGTTCTACGGCTAAAGAAAGATCGATTCAATCGAATTCGGAAGCGGGCAGAGCTAATCCATTCGACAGCCACTTCGAAAAGCTACCGGGTGTCCTGGACTCCTTCGGCCAAGGAACGAGTAACCAATCCAGACCTCCCATCCGACTGTGTCATAGCGGCGATGATCCATGAATTGAAGATCGGGGAAGAGAGCCTCTACCTCGTCGAGGATATCGATGCGACGCCCAAGCAACTGCGCGATCTGTACTGGAAACGCAACGATATCGAAGTCGATATCCGCAACATCAAACTGGTAATCGGTACCGAAGAGATCCGAGCGAAGTCGAAGGAGATGTTTCTCAAAGAGTTCGCCTTGTCGATGGTAGCGTACAATTTAGCGACCCAATTGCGTCGCCAAGCCGCAGTGATTGCCGAGTGTGAGCCCCGCGAATTAAGCTTTACGGGCGTGTGGTCTGTCTACCGTCACATGCTGCAGGGGATTGAAGTCAGTGACCCCGGTCGTTGGATCGAACGTTTGGATCGCGTGCTGCACTACGCCTCAAAGCAAAAGCTTCCCAACCGCCCAGGCCGCAGTTATCCACGCGAGGCCTACGCCCGCCGCCCCAAAACCACCCACTTCCAGAAACGAAGAAAGAAAAGTAAACCCAACGATCCAGAAGAACCAACGTCAAAGTGA
- a CDS encoding ABC transporter permease — MSDLLFVFPLAATTAYIDLAWWQVAIAASLILINAAVSLALRLDLGKRFLVASVRLTLQLILVGYVLQWIFTVNQPAAVLAIVALMTTIAGLSAVGRSELRYPGIYVTSLISVWASSWIVAAIAVVWVVQPDPWWRPQYLIPLVGMILGNALTGISLGLDRFLSELSRGRAVIDGALCLGATRWEAVRPTVRSAMRTGMIPIMNAMTVAGIVSLPGMMTGQLLSGVDPMSAVKYQIVIMFLIAATVAIGTLGSIMISYRRLTNDQHAIRWDRIEKNGKS, encoded by the coding sequence ATGTCCGATCTGTTATTTGTTTTCCCGCTGGCTGCGACAACCGCCTACATCGATCTGGCTTGGTGGCAGGTGGCGATCGCCGCCAGTCTGATCCTGATCAACGCAGCGGTCTCGCTGGCCCTGCGGTTGGATTTGGGCAAGCGGTTCCTCGTCGCTTCAGTCCGGCTGACACTGCAATTGATCCTGGTCGGATATGTGCTGCAGTGGATCTTTACCGTCAACCAACCCGCCGCGGTGCTGGCGATCGTCGCTCTGATGACGACGATCGCGGGGCTGTCGGCTGTCGGACGCAGCGAGCTGCGCTATCCCGGGATCTATGTCACCAGTCTGATCAGCGTCTGGGCCAGCAGCTGGATCGTGGCGGCGATCGCCGTCGTCTGGGTCGTCCAGCCCGATCCTTGGTGGCGTCCGCAGTACCTGATTCCGCTGGTCGGAATGATCTTGGGGAATGCGTTGACGGGGATCTCGCTCGGCTTAGATCGGTTCCTCAGCGAACTCAGTCGCGGAAGAGCGGTGATCGACGGAGCGCTCTGCCTGGGAGCGACCCGTTGGGAAGCTGTCCGCCCGACGGTCCGATCGGCGATGCGAACCGGGATGATACCGATCATGAACGCGATGACCGTCGCGGGAATCGTCAGCCTGCCGGGGATGATGACTGGGCAATTGCTGTCGGGAGTCGATCCGATGTCGGCGGTCAAGTATCAAATTGTGATCATGTTCCTGATCGCCGCAACCGTCGCGATCGGCACGCTCGGATCGATCATGATCAGCTACCGACGCTTGACCAACGACCAGCACGCCATCCGCTGGGACCGAATCGAAAAAAACGGCAAGTCGTAG
- a CDS encoding ABC transporter permease has protein sequence MNQRVERFTDSLWPMLVALVLLIAGWSAAKYLCAVEDYFVPYPWTVVTAAVRIAPELAAATWLTARAAVCGFVLSTLAGSVIAIVFAQFRLLRLGCFPYAVILQTVPIVAIAPLITYTRGPGFESVVLIAFIVSLFPIIANTTAGLTSVPRGLQELFRLNHATRWQQIWKLQIPHAVPNLITGMRTSAGLAVIGAIVGEFFAGNSSRGHGLGFMVPQKMDRLRADEAFAAVAMATLLGIAMFAAVSLLRSTALRRWSQ, from the coding sequence ATGAACCAGCGGGTCGAACGGTTCACCGATTCGTTGTGGCCGATGTTGGTGGCATTGGTGCTGTTGATCGCCGGTTGGTCGGCGGCGAAGTACCTGTGCGCCGTCGAGGATTACTTCGTTCCCTATCCTTGGACCGTCGTCACCGCTGCGGTTCGGATCGCTCCGGAGCTCGCCGCGGCCACTTGGTTGACGGCGCGTGCGGCGGTCTGTGGTTTCGTTCTCAGCACGCTTGCCGGATCGGTGATCGCAATCGTGTTCGCCCAGTTCCGGCTGCTGCGGCTCGGCTGTTTTCCCTACGCCGTGATCTTGCAAACCGTCCCGATCGTGGCGATCGCGCCGCTGATCACCTACACCCGCGGACCCGGCTTTGAGAGCGTGGTTCTGATCGCGTTTATCGTCAGCCTGTTTCCGATCATCGCCAACACGACCGCTGGCCTGACAAGCGTCCCGCGCGGCCTTCAGGAACTGTTTCGTTTGAACCACGCCACGCGATGGCAACAGATTTGGAAGCTGCAGATACCGCACGCCGTCCCCAACCTGATCACCGGGATGCGGACATCGGCCGGACTGGCGGTGATCGGAGCGATCGTGGGAGAGTTTTTTGCCGGCAACAGCAGCCGCGGCCACGGCCTCGGATTTATGGTCCCTCAAAAAATGGACCGCTTGCGCGCCGACGAAGCCTTCGCCGCCGTGGCGATGGCGACGCTGTTAGGGATCGCCATGTTCGCCGCCGTCAGCCTATTGCGCAGCACCGCGCTACGGCGATGGAGTCAATGA
- a CDS encoding transposase gives MTVDELLDRFKNECPVAMGTRLVLNHLLSDERMDTLFATHAGSQRCGELLFSSVADIMACVALNIKPSVNAAYKKHKEKLKVSVTSVYNKLQGIETQVSRALVSETAAELSQLWDHLEGPKPPPVLSGYKTRIIDGNHLAGTEHRIKELRTLGAAALPGTTIPILDPDKKLLIDVILSRDGHANEATLHPEILELVEKGEVWIGDRHFASQKMMTTIALDKKAFFVFRHSKGLLPNWESQGERRKIGRCDGGTLYEQTIAFTYQGRTSCPRRVTIELDTPTRKGDTAVHVLTNLPQRVSAKNVANAYRKRWNIETAFQHLATTLNSEINTLGYPQAALFSFCMSMMMYNLISVIKTSIGCAADDADLADEVSSYYAAKDVSESWKGFMTAVTEKEFDSVYGNLTLKQLAKELVDVARKLDFSQYRKSHRGPKKPPPKRKSGNRGNHESTARILDQRAPKC, from the coding sequence ATGACTGTTGATGAACTGCTTGATCGCTTCAAAAATGAGTGCCCTGTGGCGATGGGCACTCGACTGGTGCTCAATCATCTGCTCAGCGACGAGCGAATGGACACTCTATTTGCCACTCACGCAGGCTCTCAAAGATGCGGTGAACTCCTGTTCTCATCGGTCGCTGACATCATGGCCTGTGTTGCCTTGAACATCAAACCTTCGGTCAATGCTGCTTACAAAAAGCACAAAGAAAAACTGAAAGTCTCTGTCACATCCGTTTACAACAAGCTGCAAGGTATCGAGACCCAAGTGAGCCGCGCCTTGGTAAGTGAAACGGCGGCCGAGCTTTCGCAGTTGTGGGACCATCTCGAAGGTCCCAAACCACCGCCTGTGTTGAGCGGTTACAAGACACGGATCATCGACGGCAACCATCTGGCTGGGACCGAGCATCGAATCAAAGAGCTTCGGACCCTCGGCGCAGCCGCCTTGCCTGGCACCACTATCCCTATCTTAGATCCCGACAAGAAATTACTTATCGATGTGATTCTTAGTCGCGATGGGCATGCCAACGAAGCCACTTTACATCCAGAGATTCTTGAGCTTGTTGAAAAGGGGGAGGTCTGGATCGGCGACCGTCATTTTGCTTCACAGAAGATGATGACCACGATTGCCTTGGACAAGAAAGCCTTCTTTGTTTTTCGTCATTCAAAGGGCTTGTTACCAAATTGGGAATCGCAAGGAGAACGCCGGAAAATCGGGCGTTGTGACGGCGGAACACTGTACGAACAGACGATTGCGTTTACCTATCAAGGGCGTACGAGTTGCCCGCGGCGGGTCACGATCGAACTCGACACACCAACTCGCAAGGGCGACACCGCCGTTCACGTTTTGACCAATCTTCCCCAACGGGTTAGTGCGAAAAACGTGGCGAATGCTTATCGCAAGCGATGGAATATCGAAACCGCATTCCAGCATCTTGCCACGACACTGAACAGTGAGATAAATACGCTTGGATATCCTCAAGCGGCCCTGTTCAGTTTTTGCATGTCGATGATGATGTACAACCTAATAAGCGTAATAAAAACATCGATTGGCTGTGCAGCAGATGACGCGGATTTAGCCGACGAGGTTTCCAGTTACTATGCAGCCAAAGACGTCTCTGAATCGTGGAAGGGGTTCATGACGGCTGTGACTGAAAAGGAGTTTGATTCAGTCTATGGAAACCTAACCCTCAAACAGCTCGCCAAGGAGTTGGTCGACGTCGCTCGGAAACTCGATTTCAGTCAATACCGAAAGAGTCACAGAGGACCAAAGAAGCCACCACCGAAAAGGAAAAGCGGAAATCGTGGTAACCATGAATCGACAGCTAGAATCCTCGACCAAAGAGCCCCGAAATGCTAG
- a CDS encoding sulfite exporter TauE/SafE family protein, translating to MLPLEELAAFAAVVCLGIFVQSATGFAGGLVIMPLMLWAGQGIPETQAALLVATTPQNAWGLWQYRQTVQLKEFAFPATLRMASLPVGIAVLSLIDGFPVQFMRQLIGAVVILCVMMLLIFRPTPREHLHVGWTWLAFLSSGFFQGCTGTGGPMMVLWVQAHDWSTKRTRAFLFTMYLVSMLPAWGLLYYWFGQRIINPSLTAMAIIPLLLVATWMGLHVGTWLGRHRLRRVTMCVLLVVGLVGLLSPLFSPARSAETSATTNANAN from the coding sequence ATGTTACCACTGGAAGAACTCGCCGCCTTTGCTGCCGTTGTCTGTCTGGGCATCTTCGTCCAATCGGCGACCGGTTTTGCCGGCGGGCTGGTCATCATGCCATTGATGTTATGGGCTGGCCAGGGGATCCCCGAAACGCAGGCGGCGCTGCTGGTCGCGACCACGCCACAAAACGCATGGGGCCTGTGGCAGTACCGCCAAACAGTGCAACTGAAAGAGTTTGCCTTTCCGGCAACGCTTCGGATGGCATCGCTGCCGGTCGGGATCGCGGTCCTCTCGTTGATCGATGGCTTCCCGGTCCAATTCATGCGTCAATTGATCGGGGCGGTCGTCATCCTGTGCGTGATGATGCTGCTGATCTTCCGCCCCACGCCGCGCGAACATCTGCACGTCGGCTGGACCTGGCTCGCCTTCTTGTCGTCGGGCTTCTTCCAAGGCTGCACCGGAACGGGCGGCCCGATGATGGTCCTGTGGGTGCAGGCTCACGACTGGAGCACCAAGCGGACGCGAGCGTTTCTGTTCACGATGTATCTGGTCTCGATGCTCCCCGCCTGGGGACTGCTGTACTACTGGTTCGGCCAGCGGATCATCAACCCTTCGCTAACGGCGATGGCGATCATCCCGCTGCTGTTGGTGGCGACGTGGATGGGGCTGCACGTTGGCACGTGGCTGGGCCGGCACCGGTTGCGACGCGTGACGATGTGCGTGCTGTTGGTCGTCGGACTGGTGGGGCTGCTGTCACCGCTGTTCAGCCCCGCCCGAAGCGCGGAGACCTCCGCCACGACAAACGCCAACGCGAACTAG
- a CDS encoding ABC transporter ATP-binding protein, with protein MIVADSLNLSIDGQSIIETLDLQIAAGEFVAIVGPSGCGKTSLLRMVADLQRPSGGSLKLSVADRDRPPIAYVFQDPTLLPWRTVLENIALPLELAGKSRHEATAAAAGVLSMVGLRDDDRNKLPAMLSGGMRMRVSLARAVVMQPQIMLFDEPFAALDDLLRSRLNEQILQLWRQQQWTGLFVTHNVSEAIFLSNRVLVMTDRPARIAEIVDVPFDHPREASLRSSIEFNRLTERLTQLLRGEAK; from the coding sequence ATGATTGTTGCCGATTCGCTGAATCTATCGATCGACGGGCAATCGATCATCGAAACGCTGGACCTTCAAATCGCAGCGGGCGAATTCGTCGCGATCGTTGGCCCCAGCGGTTGCGGCAAGACATCGCTGCTGCGGATGGTCGCCGACCTGCAGCGTCCCAGCGGCGGCAGCTTGAAACTTTCGGTCGCCGATCGCGATCGCCCACCGATCGCCTACGTCTTTCAAGATCCCACGCTCCTCCCCTGGCGGACGGTCCTCGAGAACATCGCGCTGCCGTTGGAACTGGCAGGGAAATCTCGCCACGAAGCGACCGCTGCCGCAGCGGGCGTGCTGTCGATGGTCGGTCTGCGCGACGACGATCGCAACAAATTGCCGGCGATGCTTTCGGGCGGGATGCGGATGCGCGTCTCGCTGGCTCGAGCTGTCGTGATGCAGCCGCAGATCATGTTGTTCGATGAACCCTTCGCGGCGCTCGACGATCTGTTGCGCAGCCGCTTGAACGAACAGATCCTTCAATTGTGGCGGCAACAGCAATGGACCGGATTGTTTGTCACCCATAACGTCAGCGAAGCGATCTTCCTGAGCAACCGCGTGCTGGTGATGACCGATCGCCCGGCGCGGATCGCGGAGATCGTCGACGTTCCCTTCGATCACCCGCGCGAAGCTTCTTTGCGATCGTCGATCGAATTCAATCGATTGACCGAGCGTTTGACTCAGTTGTTGCGAGGAGAGGCCAAATGA